Proteins from a single region of Chryseobacterium sp. T16E-39:
- a CDS encoding helix-turn-helix domain-containing protein, producing the protein MKICGQNIRKIRRSKDLTQEYMAFEMDISQKAYSDIENSKVKINFDVLNKISDILEIKPSDVCSISHKCGTDGYEDKYQSLLEYIKKNNISIPKEYL; encoded by the coding sequence ATGAAAATATGTGGACAAAATATCAGAAAAATTCGTAGAAGTAAGGATTTAACACAGGAGTATATGGCTTTTGAAATGGATATTTCACAAAAGGCTTATTCTGATATTGAAAATTCTAAAGTAAAGATCAATTTTGATGTCCTAAATAAGATCTCAGATATTCTTGAAATTAAGCCGTCAGATGTTTGCAGTATCTCTCATAAATGTGGAACAGACGGGTATGAAGACAAGTATCAGTCACTTTTAGAGTATATAAAAAAGAATAATATCTCAATTCCGAAGGAATATTTGTAA
- the ccoN gene encoding cytochrome-c oxidase, cbb3-type subunit I codes for METQKFNYDNTIVRAFLYATITFGLIGFLLGLTAALMLFYPELPEFLFGTDDVTIQSLRSGNIQGLINTQGAMGFGRIRMLHTSAVIFAFVCNSFFCGAYYSMQRLLKTRMYSDTLSWIHFWSWQIMIISVVITFLMGINTSKEYAEHEWPIDILIAFSWIVFGINMFGTIAKRRVRHLYVAIWFYIATWIAVAMLHIFNNLEVPLSFTSWKSYSAYSGVKDALVQWWYGHNAVAFVLTTPVLGLMYYFMPKAANRPVFSYKLSIIHFWSLIFVYLWAGPHHLQYTALPAWAQAVGTGFSIMLIAPSWGGMLNGLLTLRGAWDKVRENPILKFFVVAVTCYGMATFEGPLLATKSLNKIGHYTDWVIGHVHLGALGWNGFMAFGVIYYLIPIMWRTELWSKKLANWHFWLGTLGIIFYAVPMYISGFTQGLMWKQFNPDGTLLWKNWLDTVTAIIPYFKMRFIGGILYLSGAVLMVVNVIKTIKAGSFQKEVPAEAPALANIGSHRKEGEGAHLWLERTPKLLSILAFIVISVGGLVEIVPTLTIKSNLPQITAVKPYSPLELEGRDLYIREGCNSCHSQMIRPFRDEVMRFDGKNGQYSKAGEFVYDRPFLWGSKRTGPDLHREGSRNPDSWHFKHMYNPRITSAGSIMPRFPWLITNRLDRSEMANKMELMKNTFDVPYTKAEIDSANQWADNQSRAIVKRIYSEATDVRDQVQKDKIAKGSAFIPLEQREIIAMIAYLQRLGTDIKTTDIKTASVD; via the coding sequence ATGGAGACGCAAAAATTTAATTATGACAATACTATTGTCAGAGCATTTCTCTATGCTACTATTACATTCGGCCTTATCGGTTTTTTACTGGGGCTTACAGCGGCATTAATGCTTTTCTATCCGGAATTACCTGAATTTTTATTTGGAACTGATGATGTAACGATCCAAAGTTTGAGAAGCGGTAATATCCAGGGGTTAATCAATACACAGGGAGCAATGGGATTCGGGAGGATCAGAATGCTGCATACCAGTGCTGTTATTTTTGCTTTTGTCTGTAATTCATTTTTTTGTGGCGCGTATTACAGTATGCAACGGCTACTCAAAACAAGAATGTACAGTGATACCCTTTCATGGATCCATTTCTGGTCCTGGCAAATAATGATCATCAGTGTGGTCATAACCTTCTTAATGGGAATCAATACCTCAAAAGAATACGCTGAGCATGAATGGCCAATCGATATCTTAATTGCTTTTTCTTGGATTGTTTTCGGGATCAATATGTTTGGAACTATCGCTAAAAGACGGGTTCGACATTTATATGTAGCGATCTGGTTCTATATTGCAACATGGATTGCAGTAGCTATGCTTCATATATTTAATAATTTAGAAGTTCCATTATCATTTACAAGCTGGAAATCCTATTCCGCATATTCCGGGGTAAAAGATGCTCTTGTACAATGGTGGTACGGCCACAATGCAGTCGCATTCGTATTGACAACTCCCGTTTTAGGTTTGATGTATTACTTCATGCCTAAAGCAGCCAACCGTCCTGTATTCTCCTATAAACTTTCTATCATCCATTTCTGGTCACTTATTTTCGTCTACCTTTGGGCAGGTCCTCACCATCTTCAATACACTGCCCTTCCAGCCTGGGCTCAGGCTGTGGGAACAGGCTTCTCTATTATGCTTATTGCACCATCCTGGGGAGGAATGCTTAATGGACTTCTTACTTTAAGAGGCGCCTGGGATAAAGTGAGGGAAAATCCTATTCTTAAATTCTTTGTGGTTGCAGTAACCTGCTATGGAATGGCCACATTTGAGGGACCTCTTTTAGCCACAAAATCTTTAAACAAGATCGGACATTATACGGACTGGGTGATTGGCCACGTACACCTAGGAGCATTAGGATGGAATGGTTTCATGGCATTTGGAGTTATTTATTATCTCATCCCCATAATGTGGAGAACTGAGCTTTGGTCTAAAAAATTAGCCAACTGGCATTTTTGGCTGGGTACTTTAGGAATTATCTTCTATGCAGTCCCTATGTATATTTCAGGATTTACTCAGGGATTGATGTGGAAACAATTCAACCCGGACGGAACTTTATTATGGAAAAACTGGCTGGATACTGTCACTGCCATTATTCCTTACTTCAAAATGAGATTTATAGGAGGGATTCTTTATTTGTCAGGAGCAGTACTAATGGTAGTAAATGTCATTAAAACGATCAAAGCAGGATCATTCCAAAAAGAAGTTCCGGCAGAAGCTCCGGCTCTGGCAAATATCGGAAGCCACAGAAAAGAAGGTGAAGGAGCTCACCTTTGGCTTGAACGAACACCTAAATTACTTTCTATACTTGCTTTCATTGTAATCTCGGTGGGCGGATTGGTTGAGATCGTCCCTACTCTTACCATAAAAAGTAACCTACCGCAGATTACTGCTGTAAAACCTTATTCTCCATTGGAACTTGAAGGAAGGGATCTGTATATCCGGGAGGGCTGTAATTCCTGCCACTCCCAAATGATAAGACCTTTCCGTGATGAGGTGATGAGATTTGATGGTAAAAACGGACAGTACTCAAAAGCTGGAGAGTTCGTATATGACAGGCCATTTTTATGGGGCTCTAAGAGAACAGGACCTGATTTACACAGAGAGGGCAGCCGAAATCCGGATTCATGGCATTTTAAACATATGTACAATCCCAGAATTACTTCTGCAGGTTCTATTATGCCCCGTTTTCCTTGGCTAATTACCAATAGACTCGATCGTTCTGAAATGGCCAACAAAATGGAATTAATGAAAAACACATTTGATGTTCCTTACACAAAAGCTGAGATAGATTCTGCAAATCAATGGGCGGATAACCAGTCTAGAGCGATTGTAAAAAGAATCTATTCTGAAGCAACCGATGTAAGAGACCAGGTTCAAAAAGATAAAATAGCGAAAGGTTCAGCATTTATACCTCTTGAGCAGAGGGAAATCATAGCTATGATCGCCTACCTTCAAAGATTAGGGACTGATATCAAAACCACAGATATTAAGACTGCGAGTGTTGACTAA
- a CDS encoding cbb3-type cytochrome c oxidase N-terminal domain-containing protein: MKTRTPISIYIIVTIGLTIMAFEMFAQDSGYFVSPFFWTLLLIATILLLIMNSIGDLVENEKFSRLDESEKKKYLAEKNIPYFQKLWNSAFKKQSQTEEKDILIDHGFDGITELDNSLPKWWIGLFYFGMIFCAVYMLAFAFTDYAHPEVEYDKETKFMLASIADYEKNAPNINLETAKYNADHIAEGEQLFKTNCVTCHGDGGKGGIGPNLTDTHWINVKEKSLFKNVFWMLENGSPNNPTMRPFIKEGTITGRDAEKIAAYIYHINQETNPITEAQGGASPQGEEVQWENNNP, translated from the coding sequence ATGAAAACAAGAACTCCTATTTCAATATATATCATTGTAACGATCGGATTAACTATTATGGCGTTTGAGATGTTTGCCCAGGACTCAGGTTATTTCGTCTCTCCATTTTTCTGGACACTGTTACTGATTGCAACCATTCTTCTTTTGATCATGAATTCAATAGGTGACCTCGTTGAAAATGAAAAATTCAGCAGACTGGATGAAAGTGAAAAGAAAAAATATCTCGCAGAAAAGAACATTCCGTATTTCCAAAAGCTTTGGAATTCGGCTTTTAAAAAGCAGTCACAAACTGAAGAGAAAGATATCCTCATCGACCATGGTTTCGACGGGATTACAGAACTTGATAATTCATTACCTAAATGGTGGATAGGCTTGTTCTATTTTGGAATGATCTTCTGCGCTGTATACATGCTTGCCTTTGCCTTTACAGATTATGCACACCCTGAGGTGGAGTATGATAAAGAAACTAAATTCATGCTGGCTTCTATTGCAGATTATGAGAAAAATGCGCCCAATATTAACCTGGAAACAGCAAAGTACAATGCAGATCATATTGCAGAAGGAGAACAGCTTTTTAAAACAAATTGTGTGACGTGCCATGGTGACGGGGGCAAAGGTGGTATTGGACCCAATCTGACCGATACTCATTGGATCAACGTCAAAGAAAAAAGCCTGTTTAAAAATGTGTTCTGGATGCTTGAAAATGGTTCACCGAATAATCCGACTATGAGACCATTCATTAAGGAAGGAACCATCACAGGGCGTGATGCCGAAAAAATTGCAGCATACATCTACCATATCAATCAGGAAACAAACCCTATTACTGAAGCTCAGGGTGGAGCATCACCTCAGGGAGAAGAAGTACAATGGGAGAATAATAACCCCTAA